In one Solanum dulcamara chromosome 1, daSolDulc1.2, whole genome shotgun sequence genomic region, the following are encoded:
- the LOC129893314 gene encoding uncharacterized protein LOC129893314 encodes MPRRRLLYTCVASMFAIIHIACRKTYDFNGPIGSIINKIAIGMSYIMPILYTMQFQWLSILSFIDKCILTSEIVIEKLFPPSSRLFDKIDELAYVVESLPEKFDDIMKKLPMIIHQVPFLDWALVYLIAWLNFWISYFTHWGSKNAREKEIMIDVDHNDQESTVEEVTLLSQLPRFDASKEQLMSNEKSEIQAIEEAISPTSSSTCDPFEDAISSPIFGSPIGIRTTNKYDYFGKCSYKEVLEKGSEEMKEEKVKIVE; translated from the coding sequence ATGCCAAGACGTCGTCTGTTATACACTTGCGTAGCTTCAATGTTTGCAATAATCCACATTGcctgcagaaaaacatatgatTTTAATGGACCTATTGgatcaataataaataaaatagctATAGGTATGAGTTATATAATGCCAATTTTATATACAATGCAGTTTCAATGGCTATCAATCCTCTCTTTTATAGACAAATGTATACTTACTTCAGAAATTGTCATAGAGAAGTTATTTCCACCATCATCCAGATTGTTTGATAAGATTGATGAGCTAGCTTATGTAGTAGAAAGCCTACCAGAAAAATTTGATGATATCATGAAAAAGTTGCCAATGATTATTCATCAGGTGCCATTTCTTGATTGGGCACTGGTTTATCTAAtagcttggttgaatttctggATTTCATATTTTACTCACTGGGGATCCAAGAATGCTAGGGAGAAAGAGATAATGATTGATGTCGATCACAACGATCAAGAATCAACAGTAGAAGAGGTTACACTTTTAAGTCAATTGCCTAGATTTGATGCTTCAAAAGAACAACTCATGTCAAATGAAAAATCAGAAATTCAAGCCATTGAAGAAGCAATAAGCCCGACATCTTCATCAACCTGTGATCCATTCGAGGATGCTATTTCATCTCCAATATTTGGGTCTCCAATTGGAATTAGaacaactaataaatatgattATTTTGGTAAGTGTAGCTACAAGGAGGTACTAGAAAAAGGGTCTGAAGAAATGAAAGAGGAGAAAGTGAAAATAGTAGAGtga